The Lytechinus variegatus isolate NC3 chromosome 1, Lvar_3.0, whole genome shotgun sequence nucleotide sequence ACGATCCTACTGTAAGTTTTCAAGCTGTCCTGTTCAAGATTACTGATTTTAATGccaatgtattttgttttggtgtctataattatgtattggctgaaaaaaatgaatttatcaaCCAATTAGTCAATACTTTTCTGCGGGTCCCATTTGCCCCTTTTTCATCGATCAACTACTCGGGGTCTCTGCTACCAAGATTGACTAGGGAGtggagggggaggggcgggCATAAGTTATCATCACTCACTTTCGCCCCAGACAAGTGCCTGTTTGATATATCTTTATTGCAAGGGCTTCTCTCTTCCTATCTCCctgttctctctttctttgtttttgcgTTTGTGACATTTTATATCTCAAAGATCAGCTCTCCCAATCTAAATTTTCACCGTCTGTTATTATTCCTTCCCTTCTGTTATGGTCAAACTCTTCTCCAATAAAACTAACCCTATTATTATTTGCCCCTATTTCTATCGGCCTGCAATCTCATTTTGGCCCCTTTCGGTATCCCTCATCGACCCCTCTCCAATCTGTTTTAACCAACCCTTTTCAATCAGATTCCCCAAACTCACCATGGTTTTAAGTCATTATCACGAGAGCATGGATAGGCATACTGTAGATCTATAAAATTGctattactttgatttttacattatttgagtacccaccaccccccccccccccggcggctATGCAGGTCGGTTTCATATGTCGCATGATGGTGGAGCTGGCCGTGGAATTTACAGTTGTTCTATATTTCCTGTTTAGCATAAACCGTGAGAAGACATTGGACAAACTTAATAAGATATTTCCCAAACCTTGATAATGTTTAGGCCTACACATTAGGCAGTTTGACCTTTTGtaatttaggaaaaaaataataattaccgaaaatgaaataatttatgcaTCAGAAACTCGCCACAAATTTTGGTTTGTTTAGGGTATGAATTATCCAACAATGAATGAAATCTTGTTTAGGTTACACAATGCAAATGTTGGAAATCTACACAAAAACATGATTAGGGTGTCCTAGCAGCCTACTCTTGAGTACTTGCTCAGGGTGCTTTTTTCTAGGATGATTCTATTCTTGCGGATATTGTCCATtaaatggaagtgcccccccccccccgatggtTCAAAACAATAAAGTCACACTTGTAACATTTTAAAACTAGAAACACTGCTTGTTAATGCCTTTGTAAATCAGCtttacacctcagacaacttaaaaataaaattggcgaagaaaagtgagaaataaggttaaaaacaatggattatcctattgggctttgtacaggccaatatggcgccaaaaagcaccccccacaaagggaaggaggggtctgaaaatctgaaccccatcgtttttggtctaaggggaccctattgaagccaaaacaaccaaaaaatcaattttggcaggCTAGTCCTGCCGCACTATACCGCACTATATAGACTGtacttcatttactttttttttatcaggaaAACTCTAACACAGGGCAGCTCCCGCAAAGGACCACACACCCCGAGAGGAACTCCTCATGAATACAACTGCCCCTGAGGATACCTCAAAGACTCATTTGACCATTTCCAAGGTAGGTCATGACTTCATGTCTTCTTAGATTGAGGTTATTGTaagttgtattttttaaaatcttaataGTGGTATAAACTCACGTAATAAAATGATCTGGAGGCTGCCTTGTAAATTGTCTATTTATTCTATAATTAAGTTgaaagtataataataataataatagcaacaaTTCATTTAATCAGCAGTAGATATGAAAGGCTTGACTTACAAACTGTAATTCATTCACTATTCTTGTATCAGGATAACTCCCCAGAGGAAAGTTCTAGGCAGAGAAGCGCCACTGAGGACAACTCGCCCTAAGGACAAACCCACCAAGACACAGCTGTCCGGGAGGTAActcatgttatttatttttcccctGTGATTAGGGTTATTGTTAGttgtattttcacaaaaaaaaccctgaaaaaatcatatcatttttgtgTGATAACAAAAGACATGTACCTCCTTCCTGCTTCATACACGGAGCAACAATTTATGCAAAggattttgtaaataatgagaggggaaaaaaattaCCACAATTTTTggggtctcacctgcatagcagagtgaaaCTATAGGCGTCGCTTttacggcggcggcgtcaacaccaaatcttcattgaaggttaagtttttgaaattacagAATAACTTACAAAGTATATTGGcccagttcatgaaactttaccataaagttaatcaagtattactgaacatcccacatgagtttcaggtcacatgaccaaggtcaaaggtcacttagggtcaagaAAATTTGACCATGTAGGGGGGAATCAGTACTGAAATTTTAACCAAGgtgaagtttttgaaattttataacttggaaagtatatggacccaGTTCATAAAACATAGACATAACGGTAATAGCGTATTACTAAACACCTttcttgagtttcaggtcacatgacgaaggtgaaaggtcacttagggtcaacaaactttgaccaTTTGGTGGGATTTGTGGAattttcataactttgaaaatttatggaccTCGTTCCGAAACTTAGACATTAGATTAAtaagtatccctgaacatcctgtccaagtttcaggtcacatgataaaggtcaaaggtcattgagggTCAACGGAATTTgataatgttgggggtatttgtgggtttgtcatcataactttaaaagtctatggatctagttcatgaaactttgacataagagtTACCATGTGTACCTTGATATCATCTGCAcctttcaggtcacatgactatgatcaaaggtcatttaaggttaatgaacttttgctgtgttgggggtatttgttgaattggcattaTAGCATCatgaagtttatggatctacattatgtagttcatgaaacataaagGGTAATCATgtatgttttgcacatgtcttaggtcacatgatcatggtcaaggtcatgttgggtcaatgaacatagtatttaaTTGTCTTATGGGAGATTTCTTTTTGAATGATTATTCTATACAGCCGTTtccaaagtcagcactgctgctgtattgaatcgcgtaatgcaggcgagactgccagagatGTTCTACTTGTTTAATTAATATATGCCTATGAAAACTAAATATATAAAGAACAAATACTCCCCTTGTTAAACAAATATCTTTGTAATTTGATGAATCAGAGGGAGATCGAGGTTAAATACAAGGCCAAAATCACGCAAAGATAGCAACTTATGGAAAGAGTATAGGTACTTGAGAAACAAAGTCACTtcagaaaagcaaaaaaaagaatgattatGGAAAATTAAGTTATAATCCGAATATAAGTAATTGTTGGTCAGTTCTTAAATCTATTTTTCCAAATAACCacaaattttttaaacaataccAATTCAGAACTGTGCAATATCAAATGACGTGCCTCAGAGATTGATTATAgggccttttttttatttattcattaataatATATCACTTTCTTTcaacaaatgtttatttaaTCTATTCACCAATGACACAGTTTGTTATTGCTCAGACAAAGACCAGTTAGTAGTTGAAATGATCCTTAAATTATGAACTTCATAAAGAAGATAAGTGGATGTACATACTAATAAgttaaaattgaatttaaaaaagacTGTTAGCATGATAATGGGTACCTGACATATGTTGAGAAAACATAATACCTTGAATATAAATGTCTGTAACAagaatattcataatttcaaatatttaggAGTTAATTTTGACCAAGAATTCAAATGGAACACTCATTTGGATTTTGTGGtagcaaaatatacaaattgatAAGCTTTCTTGGAAGGTTAAagtgttttgtaaatcaatgCAGTCTGAAGATTATTTATTTGTCATTCTTCCATGTGTTATGGCAGTCTCCTTCTAAGAAACGAAGTGCTTACTGCATTAACCACAGAACTGTGCTGGCAGAATGATCTTGAATTTTTACCCTTATTCACATGTTTCTACTTCACATATTCATGAAATTCTGAGATGGAAAAATAGATATTTGTCTTCGTGAGCATATTCATGATGTTCTACATAATCCTGCCGGATTGCAGGAATATCAATACCTGTTAAATCTTATCAATACTCTGTGTACTTCTACACTAACCTGTCTTCCAACACCAAAAGCCAATAGTTCTATAAAtgacatttctacatgtatataggggGCTCttttgtataacaaactacCATTCTATGTTATCAATCCTTCTTCAACGATACAGTGTTTTATATCAAATGTTCAAAGATATCTCTAGGAATCTTGATTATTCGTTCTACATTATGCCCCAGTCTGTCAGgttttctgcttttattgatTTCACTTTCAATCAGTACTGTGTTAACCATTGTTTGtgatttatgatttattttaattttcaatgttacatttttttagttatttttttaaattaggacCACGTGAAAGAAGGGTgatgttttttaaatatcactAAAATGGGCTATCCtccattgtaaatatgttattgattgaaatgtattttatttaagacttttatatggaaataaaagcaaacaagCATATCCGCACCAgtgtttaaccctatctaggcgggggtattttgggagttcatatggcgggggggggggggggcctccaaTGCCCCCTTGAGAtatcggccgtcgaccgcgcgatcgcgccgaaaattggcatgcgaatcgcctgggacataatctacaaaatcatatagtaatttatttcatgcgaattggtattaagtgattatgctaatttatgcgtaattagtacgCGAAATCATTATGTTTCCTTTAaatccctaaataaagctccaaatgttctaatttttggtatagaaactctgtCTGGTGTTCTATACAAGTGTACATGAACAAAATTGcaatataaaatcattttcttatgtattatattgtttttgcaatgtatttatttctatattttttaccttttgtttttcattgttttttaatgacatttgtTAGGGACTCTTCTGAggtcataaaaagcataaaataaatacattcagaccaacaaaactgaaaataatcatacatttatgatttttggttgaaaacacaatttgtatTGAATTGACACAGATTCATAATTTTGAGCAATCTGTAttggtctgacatgcatttacataatgttgcgtaattttagAACCACGTACCCGTGTGAGGCAAAAGTTGCACAAGACTTCATAATAAAAAGTCTGTGAGCGGCGCGGCACAATAATTTCGTGCGGCCGAAATATTGTGCGAATCgtgcaagcccccccccccctccggtctagatagggttaagggtTATTTTGGTGGAAAGGGTACccattatggattttcatgaaattttctcaaTGAGCAAGaaacatacataaatatatcCTAGCCATTTGAATAGACAACTCAGTAGCAAAAGCATTCTAATTACCCCTTCTCCTTCTTTAAGTTCCACAGGTGAGCCAGCCATTTTCAACTCTGCTGTTCTGCAAGCCCCTCTTGAGCAATGACCTTGACCTGTGAccaaaaaattaatttgtttgtGCTACAACAAAGGTAGCAAGAGAATTACATAATACAGAAGTGACAGAAAACCAATTTGATAAAAACCATGGCTGTGCCAGTGTTTGGAAGGAAGGAAAACTCTATTTTCAAAAACATTCAAGATGTGCAAATATACACTGACAATGAAAACCAAGAAGATATCATAATTGGGAAGGGTAGTTTTGCAGAGGTTACATAGGGCActattaataaaaacaaaaattcaattgccataaaaaaaaaaaaacttgtcacAGCAAATATCCTTCAACAGAAGCTTTTTGTCAAGGAAACAAACTGGGTAAAGGGCCTTAcccatgaaaatattgttaacCTTGAAGGTATTAACTTAAAATCAAGTGCTCTTTTGCTTTAACACTGCAGCTTTGACTTCACACCATTCAGTGACGATAAGGTTATTAATACACTGGAACAGCTGCTCCAGGAGTTGGACCAAAATATGAACTTTCAAGGATTTGAACATAAAGTGGTTCATGCTGCCCATGGTATTGCCAGTGAACTGACCTATCTACATGAAAGCGGCATTGCTCATAGAGACCTGAAACCTGCAAACATATTGGTGTCTAATAAACACTATGCTGGAGCAAGCCCTGAAGATGTGGCAAAGCAGTTCCCAGAAAAGCCTGTCATTGTCAAACTGACTGACTTTGGGGAGAGCAGGTCAGCtctcataaaaaacaaaaactttgAATGTTACAAAATGCAATGGAACCTGCGATGTTAACAGGGGAACAACAGTATTTCAAGCACCAGAAATACACACACTATCTGCTACGAGCAAGAGTTCTATGGAATCACTGCAACAGATTGACATATGGGCATTTGGAATGGTTCTTTGGTGCTTGACCAATGCTGATCTTGGCTTCCCATATTTGGCAGAAATGGAAGAGGCCCTGACGGCTGGCACAGTGAGAAATCAGACAGCATTTGTCATTGGTTTGCTGACACAAGGGAGCCTGCCAAAACAAAGCAATAAATACCTGGATCAGAAACAAGGCATCTGGATGAATGTTGACCAGATCATGAGTTCTTGCCTAAAGCATGTATCAGAGGAGCGTATTTCTGCACTAGAGGCAACCATCTGACTTGATCCTCACATGGAAAAGCTCCATTGTGCGGTGGACCAAAATAGTATTGATGATGCCAAGGACAGTGTTTTGGCATGTGAGGGTTTCATCAGTCCTGATGACAACGGAGGTGGTGTGAATGCTTAtacattcatagttatcttgaTTGGAGGCAAAGTCCGTTATAGACTGGATGAACGGACACCTCAGCAGTTGCAAGAGGCCACACTTAATGAAATATTGGAATTTTTGTATGCAGTCAACTAAGCTCGAAGCAGTAGAATGTATGATGTAGAGAAAGCAAGAAACTTGCTTGAGGTCACCAAAGCTCTCAAAGCTTCATATGAAGTCAATGACCTTGTTCCAGTATACTTACCACTAAATAGAAAGGATGCAGAGAAAGAACTTATACAGGCCATGGAAGTTGTAatagaaacaaacaaacagtgTTGTGCCATCTACACAGGTAATGTGTGCACATGGCATCTGCTTTTCCAAAGAGACAGGATCTGTTTGGTGGATACTCACCCAGTCAGGAAACAACAAGGAGGTGGTGATCATGCTATAGTATGCTGGTCTAAAGCAAATACAGTGGGTTGCCATGCCCTTGCACGCTTGCAGTTTCAGAGGATTGGATCTGATAGAGTGCATCATAACTTGGGGGAGATGTTCCCTATCTTTAGATCAAATACCACATTAGCCAAAAGCATGTCATCAATGCACCCCTCAGATGGAGAAAGCTCCATTGCCTCATCAATTACCAACACCTCACCAACCCACCATTTACACTGTGGTGGCTCTGTCATTTTATCAGAAAGCAACCCCTCGCCAACCAACCACCCATATGGGGAGAGATCTGCTCTGTCAGCTCATCATCCCGCCCCAACACCTCGCAGGTCTAGGACTTTCGTGAAGGCAGCTGCGGCGTCTCATTGCCGACCAATGGCACCTCTTCAGCCTGGCAATCAAGTACCAGCAGCTCTGTCATCACATTGACCAACAGCAACTTACTGGCCTGCCACTCTCTTGAGAACAGCTCTAGGACCATAGGTATCACATGCCCAAAGCAACAAAGGCTGACTGACTTTTCATTTTCCCACTGGGCAGATTATGAGACGATTGgcattgaaaaatatgaaattcccTGTAATATTAATGGGCTAAACAAGTTCAAAATCAACTGTGATAGAAAGGAAATGATGATGGGCGACCATGGGACACCTGGATGAAGTCTACAAGGAAGGGCTTCACTGGGATAAGGCGCATTGCCCACTGCAAGGGATACTATGAATGCAATCAAGAAAGTTGTAAACTGGATGGCCTACCGAACACAGTTCAATTTACATCGGCAAATGGGTGGAAACTGTGTGCTCTTTGTGGCAGTCTCGCAATTCATTCTGATTGTGAAGGACTAAAAGTATAGGAGCATAACATTGAGTCCTGCCTCACAATACACTACAGAGCAATCACACATGCAGGGCAATCAAGAAGGCAATAACAAGAAAGTCCCTTCAAGAGAAGCTTAAGGCCAGACCTGGGATTCCACCATTCAGGATTATTCTCAACAATATGGCTGTTTTTATTGCAACAAAAGGCAGTGTCGACTGGAACCAGTTACAGAGTGCTGCAAACCAGTTTGTTGATTTGAAAGTGATGCACAATGTAAAGAGTGCCATGCAGGAGCAGCAGTAGATTAATGGCCACAGCTTTGATGCTGTATGCAAACTTAAGGAGGAGACAGACAAAAACGACAAATTTTTGGTCTACAAACTAAACAATGCCAATATGAAAAATGGGTCTCCTTCATATGTTTTTAAGTCCAGCCGTGCCATGGGAGAAATTGCTATTCAAATCGATAGAGATCAGGTTGGGCCATTGCAATACTCATACTATGTTCATGTTGATGCAAAACATGACCGCGTAAGGAAAATGAAAACGCTCACAATGTAGGTTGAACACCCTGTGTTTAGCAGGAAAGTTCTGTGTTTGGCAGTGATGGATGCTGAAagagaaaatcatgaaaatctacTCTTGTTTTGGACCACATTAAACCAAATGCTGGCAGAAATAAAGGGTGAAAGAGAATACATATTCAACCCCAATGGCTTTGTAGTTGATGAAAATGCAGCTAACTGGACCAGCATTGAAGCAGTCTTTGGTCAAGAAGCAATTAGACACAGAACTGTTTCCTGTGAGTTTCATTTCAAACAGAGCATTGTGAAGCACTCTCACAAGGTGACAGACAAAGCCAAATTCAAGGCAATAGCCACATCCATGTTGCAAGCATGAGGAAATGCAGGCTTTTTCAGCTGAACATGATGGATGTGTCGATGACTGGTTGAAATGGTGGCACAAAAGGAGACATCACATCTTCAAAGCTTTTAAAGACCTTGATGCTCCCAATACCAATATTGCTGAAGTCGGCCATGTGCAGATGGAAAATACTGCAGACTCACACTTGCTTCTGATCAAAGCTTGCCATTTTGATGTTAGTCATGCCATATACGCCAGGAGGCCTTCT carries:
- the LOC121406613 gene encoding serine/threonine-protein kinase pdik1l-like, whose amino-acid sequence is MTILLITPQRKVLGREAPLRTTRPKDKPTKTQLSGSFDFTPFSDDKVINTLEQLLQELDQNMNFQGFEHKVVHAAHGIASELTYLHESGIAHRDLKPANILVSNKHYAGASPEDVAKQFPEKPVIVKLTDFGESRGTTVFQAPEIHTLSATSKSSMESLQQIDIWAFGMVLWCLTNADLGFPYLAEMEEALTAGTVRNQTAFVIGLLTQGSLPKQSNKYLDQKQGIWMNVDQIMSSCLKHVSEERISALEATI